CGCCTACGAGTCGGGACTTCGCTGACGGCCGGCGCACCCTCCGCGCCGGTTCGGTCCGCGGCCGATGCCGTCCGCGACCGGTGTCGGCTACGGCTGGCGCAGTACCTCTCGGCGCGCTCGGTACTCCTCGGCTTCGATCTCGCCGCTGGCGAAGCGCTCGGCGAGCGCCTGCTCTCCGGCGAGGCGACCTGCCTGGCGATCGCGGCGACGACGGCCCGTCCAGACCAGTGCGATCACCGCTGCGACGATCAGGAGCCAGGCGAGCGGGAAGATCCAGAACGGAGATCCTCCGCCCGCCCAGGGTCCCATGCCGTCATGCGCGGCAAGCGCTGTGCCGACGGCTGCAGTCTCGATGGCTGCGAGCATGATGTCCTCCTCGATGGTCGAGACCCGCGCTCTGCGGGCTGTGCTCACAGCGTGCTCCGCGGCGGGCACCGTGCCATCCGCTCGCGGGCGGCATCCGCTGTACGCCGGACGGCGTAGCCCTCGCGTATCGTCGATCGCGGCCACGCCACGATCAGAGGAGGAGCGGATGCTCGGTACCGTCATCCTGGTGCTCGCGGTGCTCGCCGCCGGGCTCAGCGCAGGGGTGTTCTTCCTCTACTCGAACGCGATCATGCCGGGCCTGCGCCGCGTCGACGACCGCACCTTCGTCGCGGCCTTCCAGGCGCTCGACCGCGCGATCGTGAACCCGCTCTTCATCGGCGGCGGGTTCCTGGGCACCCTGGTGCTCGCCGTCGCCAGCGCGTTGCTGCACCTGGGCGACGCGGCAGTGCTCGCGTGGGCGATCGCCGCCGCCGCGCTGCAGGCGGTCGTGATCGTGATCACCGGCGCCGTCAACGTGCCGCGCAACGACGCGCTGAAGGCCGCAGGAGACGCCGGTGCCATCGACGCGACGGCGGTGCGCGCAGCCTTCGGCGAGCGCCGCTGGGCGCGCTGGAACCACGTGCGCGCGGTGCTCTCGGCCGCCGTCGTCGTCTGCCTGGCGATCGCGCTCGCCGTCGGCTGAGCCCGCGTCGGATGGTCCCGCCGCGCTCCGCGGTGGGCGCCGTGCACGCATCGGCAAGCGAGCAGCCGGGAGAGGCTAGCCCGCCGGATGCGCCCGCTGTGAGGCTGGCGGCAGTCGCTCGACGGAGAGCGGCGGCGGGAGGGAACATGTCGGACATCATCGTCGTGGGCGCAGGCTCCGCCGGATCGGTCATCGCACGTCGGCTGCTCGACGCGGGCGCGAGCGTCACGGTGCTGGAGGCCGGAGGCGCTGACGACAAGCCGACCATCGACGACCTCGGTCGGCTCGGAGAGCTGTGGCTGAGCCCCGACGACTGGGGCTACTTCACGACGCCACAGGAGCACGCGCACGGCCGCAGGATCCATTGGCCGCGCGGCAAGGTGCTCGGCGGCTCGCACTCGCTCAACGCGTCGATCTTCGTGCGCGGCGCACACGGCGACTACGACCGCTGGGCGCGCGAGGGCGCGACGGGCTGGGGCTGGGATGCCGTGGAGCCGGTCTTCCGCCGCTTCGAGTCGTTCTCGGGCGGAGCGAGCGCGCTGCGCGGTGTCGACGGCCCGCTCGAGGTGACCGACCGCTACGAGCGCAACCCCGTCTTCGAATCCATCCACGACGCCTTCGTCGCAGCAGGAGTGCCGGCCAACCCCGACTACAACGGCGCCGACATCGAAGGTGTCAGCTGGATGCAGCTCACCACTCGCGGCGACGTGCGCCTCTCGACCTGGCGCGCCTATCTGCAGCCCGTGCAGGAGCACCCAGCGCTGACGCTGCGCACGGGAGTGTGGGTCCACCGCCTGCTCGTCGAGGGCGGTCGCGTCGTCGGGGTCGAGGTCGAGGTGGATGGCGTGCTCGAGCAGGTGCGTGCCGACCAGGTCGTGCTCTGCGCCGGCGCGCTCGACACGCCCCGCATCCTGCTGCACTCCGGCATCGGGCCGGCCGGGCACCTCGAGGATGTCGGCGTGCCGGTCGTGCTCGACCTGCCCGGCGTGGGCGAGAACCTGCACGACCACCTGCTGGTGCCCTTCGTGTACGAGACGACGGCCAAGCCGATCCCGACGCGGGTCGAGTACGAGCCGGTGGCGATGGTGCACTCCTTCACGCGGTTCCGCGAGGGCCTCGACGTCCCCGACA
The window above is part of the Agrococcus sp. ARC_14 genome. Proteins encoded here:
- a CDS encoding anthrone oxygenase family protein, with the translated sequence MLGTVILVLAVLAAGLSAGVFFLYSNAIMPGLRRVDDRTFVAAFQALDRAIVNPLFIGGGFLGTLVLAVASALLHLGDAAVLAWAIAAAALQAVVIVITGAVNVPRNDALKAAGDAGAIDATAVRAAFGERRWARWNHVRAVLSAAVVVCLAIALAVG
- a CDS encoding GMC family oxidoreductase N-terminal domain-containing protein; protein product: MSDIIVVGAGSAGSVIARRLLDAGASVTVLEAGGADDKPTIDDLGRLGELWLSPDDWGYFTTPQEHAHGRRIHWPRGKVLGGSHSLNASIFVRGAHGDYDRWAREGATGWGWDAVEPVFRRFESFSGGASALRGVDGPLEVTDRYERNPVFESIHDAFVAAGVPANPDYNGADIEGVSWMQLTTRGDVRLSTWRAYLQPVQEHPALTLRTGVWVHRLLVEGGRVVGVEVEVDGVLEQVRADQVVLCAGALDTPRILLHSGIGPAGHLEDVGVPVVLDLPGVGENLHDHLLVPFVYETTAKPIPTRVEYEPVAMVHSFTRFREGLDVPDTQPICFSVAMAPPGDDVTGTCFTLQAGLIRPESRGTLRLASNDPREPALMDPRILDRPEDVASLRASMQQMLDVGAQSQLAEEWGARLVLPRPAGQLDDAALDAHMREWVTTYHHQVGTCRMGTGDGAVVDPSTLAVHGVEGLRVADASIMPSVPSGNTNAPSILIGERAADVLTSSR